The following are encoded together in the Salvia hispanica cultivar TCC Black 2014 chromosome 6, UniMelb_Shisp_WGS_1.0, whole genome shotgun sequence genome:
- the LOC125196270 gene encoding membrane protein PM19L-like, translating to MGVRSVAGLLLFLNFCMYAVVLGIGSWAINRAIDHGFIIGPGLDLPAHFSPIFLPMGNAATGFFVTFAMLAGVVGVAAAISGLNHLRHWDAGSLSAAATAATISWTITCLAMGFGCKEIELHIRNSRLRTMEAFMIILSGTQLLYIAAIHGAASTSRI from the exons ATGGGCGTTAGATCTGTTGCAGggcttcttctttttctcaatttttgcATGTATGCTGTAGTGTTGGGAATTGGTAGCTGGGCCATCAATAGAGCTATTGATCATGGCTTCATCATTG GTCCTGGATTGGATCTCCCGGCACATTTCTCACCGATCTTCTTACCGATGGGGAACGCAGCGACTGGCTTCTTTGTGACGTTCGCCATGCTTGCTGGGGTGGTGGGCGTTGCTGCTGCTATCTCGGGCCTCAACCACCTCCGCCACTGGGATGCCGGTAGCTTGTCTGCCGCTGCCACTGCCGCTACCATTTCCTGGACCATTACATGCCTTGCCATGgg gTTTGGATGCAAAGAGATTGAGCTGCACATCAGAAACTCACGTTTG AGAACAATGGAGGCTTTCATGATTATTTTGTCTGGTACTCAGCTCTTATACATAGCTGCAATTCATGGAGCTGCTTCAACCTCAAGAATTTGA
- the LOC125196676 gene encoding pentatricopeptide repeat-containing protein At5g46460, mitochondrial-like isoform X2 produces the protein MIRNAKFSRQIQKFSFIQKNLSDSKTPLFSSKIPTKPSNSINWGFNQYQKSPNETISSRDVYLRTKMISSCVNDFKLDEALNLFDETPQRDLIMWNLMIKGCISCGSLDMALKLFAEMPERNVVSWTTMISAFLKNGMVEQARGLFQEMPERDTAAWNAMIHGLFVNGRAEEASSMFELMPDRNVISWTTMISGLDQMGRNEEALSMFVKMVGIGVKLTSSTLCSVLSSCAKTGELCLGIQLHGQIAKLGYAFDTYIVASLITFYANCKRIEEFVKIYNEKLFKNVVVWTSVLTGYGANDEHESALEVFLKMIRLGVLPNQSTFTSTLNSSNEIETLDFGRGIHGAAVKLGFETDVFVGNALVVLYTKCGSIHDGIRSFKAIEKKNVVSWNTVIVGCAQHGCGEWAVTFLGQMVKAGVRPDGITFTGLLSACSHSGLWRKGRGLFEGLRRGSGVEVKLEHYACMVDILCRSGEVAEAEELVEGMPVEANVSIWVALLSGCRGGEVEVAERVAERILRLDPGCTAGYVLLSNIYAGCGRWEDVARMRTRMKAAGAVKETAGKSKY, from the exons ATGATTAGAAATGCTAAATTTTCGCGGCAAATTCAAAAGTTTTCCTTTATCCAGAAAAATTTATCCGATTCTAAAACGCCTTTGTTTTCATCAAAAATCCCCACAAAACCTAGCAATTCCATCAACTGGGGATTCAATCAATACCAAAAGTCCCCAAATGAAACGATTTCATCTCGAGATGTCTACTTACGAACAAAAATGATATCTTCCTGCGTGAACGACTTCAAATTGGACGAAGCCCTCAACCTGTTCGATGAAACGCCGCAAAGAGACTTAATCATGTGGAATCTGATGATCAAAGGCTGCATCAGCTGTGGAAGCCTCGATATGGCCCTGAAGTTGTTCGCTGAAATGCCTGAGAGGAACGTTGTATCTTGGACAACGATGATCAGCGCGTTTCTCAAGAACGGGATGGTCGAGCAGGCGAGAGGACTGTTCCAGGAGATGCCGGAGAGGGACACGGCTGCGTGGAACGCAATGATCCATGGGTTGTTTGTGAATGGGAGAGCAGAGGAGGCGAGTTCAATGTTTGAGTTAATGCCGGATAGGAATGTGATCTCGTGGACTACGATGATCAGCGGACTCGATCAGATGGGCAGGAATGAGGAGGCGCTCTCAATGTTCGTGAAGATGGTAGGGATCGGAGTGAAACTGACTTCAAGCACTTTATGCTCTGTTTTATCAAGCTGTGCTAAAACTGGGGAGCTCTGTTTAGGGATTCAACTCCATGGCCAAATTGCAAAGCTTGGATATGCTTTTGATACATATATTGTAGCATCATTGATCACATTTTACGCCAATTGCAAGAGAATTGAAGAATTTGTCAAGATTTACAATGAGAAATTGTTCAAGAATGTGGTGGTGTGGACCTCTGTTTTGACAGGGTACGGTGCCAACGATGAACATGAATCCGCATTGGAggtttttctaaaaatgatcCGATTAGGCGTACTTCCTAATCAATCAACCTTCACCAGCACCTTAAATTCAAGCAATGAGATTGAAACTCTTGATTTTGGGAGAGGGATTCATGGCGCGGCCGTTAAGCTAGGGTTTGAAACAGACGTGTTCGTGGGGAACGCCCTTGTGGTGCTGTACACCAAATGTGGGAGCATACACGATGGCATCCGCTCATTCAAAGctatagaaaaaaagaatgtgGTTTCTTGGAACACGGTGATAGTTGGATGCGCACAACACGGGTGTGGGGAGTGGGCAGTCACGTTTCTGGGGCAGATGGTGAAGGCAGGGGTGAGGCCGGATGGGATCACCTTCACCGGGTTGCTTAGCGCGTGCAGCCACTCAGGGTTGTGGAGGAAGGGGAGGGGGTTGTTCGAGGGGCTGAGGAGGGGGAGCGGGGTTGAGGTGAAGCTCGAGCACTACGCATGTATGGTGGATATATTGTGTAGGAGTGGGGAggtggcggaggcggaggagtTGGTGGAGGGGATGCCTGTAGAGGCGAATGTGTCAATATGGGTGGCGTTGTTGAGTGGGTGCAGAGGAGGGGAGGTGGAGGTGGCAGAGCGTGTGGCGGAGAGGATTTTGAGGTTGGATCCCGGGTGCACAGCGGGATACGTGCTTCTGTCGAATATTTACGCAGGTTGTGGGAGGTGGGAGGACGTTGCGAGGATGAGGACGAGGATGAAGGCGGCCGGAGCAGTCAAAGAAACTGCTGGGA AAagtaaatactag
- the LOC125196676 gene encoding pentatricopeptide repeat-containing protein At5g46460, mitochondrial-like isoform X1, giving the protein MIRNAKFSRQIQKFSFIQKNLSDSKTPLFSSKIPTKPSNSINWGFNQYQKSPNETISSRDVYLRTKMISSCVNDFKLDEALNLFDETPQRDLIMWNLMIKGCISCGSLDMALKLFAEMPERNVVSWTTMISAFLKNGMVEQARGLFQEMPERDTAAWNAMIHGLFVNGRAEEASSMFELMPDRNVISWTTMISGLDQMGRNEEALSMFVKMVGIGVKLTSSTLCSVLSSCAKTGELCLGIQLHGQIAKLGYAFDTYIVASLITFYANCKRIEEFVKIYNEKLFKNVVVWTSVLTGYGANDEHESALEVFLKMIRLGVLPNQSTFTSTLNSSNEIETLDFGRGIHGAAVKLGFETDVFVGNALVVLYTKCGSIHDGIRSFKAIEKKNVVSWNTVIVGCAQHGCGEWAVTFLGQMVKAGVRPDGITFTGLLSACSHSGLWRKGRGLFEGLRRGSGVEVKLEHYACMVDILCRSGEVAEAEELVEGMPVEANVSIWVALLSGCRGGEVEVAERVAERILRLDPGCTAGYVLLSNIYAGCGRWEDVARMRTRMKAAGAVKETAGSTYLN; this is encoded by the coding sequence ATGATTAGAAATGCTAAATTTTCGCGGCAAATTCAAAAGTTTTCCTTTATCCAGAAAAATTTATCCGATTCTAAAACGCCTTTGTTTTCATCAAAAATCCCCACAAAACCTAGCAATTCCATCAACTGGGGATTCAATCAATACCAAAAGTCCCCAAATGAAACGATTTCATCTCGAGATGTCTACTTACGAACAAAAATGATATCTTCCTGCGTGAACGACTTCAAATTGGACGAAGCCCTCAACCTGTTCGATGAAACGCCGCAAAGAGACTTAATCATGTGGAATCTGATGATCAAAGGCTGCATCAGCTGTGGAAGCCTCGATATGGCCCTGAAGTTGTTCGCTGAAATGCCTGAGAGGAACGTTGTATCTTGGACAACGATGATCAGCGCGTTTCTCAAGAACGGGATGGTCGAGCAGGCGAGAGGACTGTTCCAGGAGATGCCGGAGAGGGACACGGCTGCGTGGAACGCAATGATCCATGGGTTGTTTGTGAATGGGAGAGCAGAGGAGGCGAGTTCAATGTTTGAGTTAATGCCGGATAGGAATGTGATCTCGTGGACTACGATGATCAGCGGACTCGATCAGATGGGCAGGAATGAGGAGGCGCTCTCAATGTTCGTGAAGATGGTAGGGATCGGAGTGAAACTGACTTCAAGCACTTTATGCTCTGTTTTATCAAGCTGTGCTAAAACTGGGGAGCTCTGTTTAGGGATTCAACTCCATGGCCAAATTGCAAAGCTTGGATATGCTTTTGATACATATATTGTAGCATCATTGATCACATTTTACGCCAATTGCAAGAGAATTGAAGAATTTGTCAAGATTTACAATGAGAAATTGTTCAAGAATGTGGTGGTGTGGACCTCTGTTTTGACAGGGTACGGTGCCAACGATGAACATGAATCCGCATTGGAggtttttctaaaaatgatcCGATTAGGCGTACTTCCTAATCAATCAACCTTCACCAGCACCTTAAATTCAAGCAATGAGATTGAAACTCTTGATTTTGGGAGAGGGATTCATGGCGCGGCCGTTAAGCTAGGGTTTGAAACAGACGTGTTCGTGGGGAACGCCCTTGTGGTGCTGTACACCAAATGTGGGAGCATACACGATGGCATCCGCTCATTCAAAGctatagaaaaaaagaatgtgGTTTCTTGGAACACGGTGATAGTTGGATGCGCACAACACGGGTGTGGGGAGTGGGCAGTCACGTTTCTGGGGCAGATGGTGAAGGCAGGGGTGAGGCCGGATGGGATCACCTTCACCGGGTTGCTTAGCGCGTGCAGCCACTCAGGGTTGTGGAGGAAGGGGAGGGGGTTGTTCGAGGGGCTGAGGAGGGGGAGCGGGGTTGAGGTGAAGCTCGAGCACTACGCATGTATGGTGGATATATTGTGTAGGAGTGGGGAggtggcggaggcggaggagtTGGTGGAGGGGATGCCTGTAGAGGCGAATGTGTCAATATGGGTGGCGTTGTTGAGTGGGTGCAGAGGAGGGGAGGTGGAGGTGGCAGAGCGTGTGGCGGAGAGGATTTTGAGGTTGGATCCCGGGTGCACAGCGGGATACGTGCTTCTGTCGAATATTTACGCAGGTTGTGGGAGGTGGGAGGACGTTGCGAGGATGAGGACGAGGATGAAGGCGGCCGGAGCAGTCAAAGAAACTGCTGGGAGTACGTATTTAAACTAA
- the LOC125196269 gene encoding uncharacterized protein LOC125196269, giving the protein MPSGAKKRKAAKRKGTQPNTNNSNPSPAASTHAVKHQSDVGPASSTTSQDKEKGNSAVPVEREFKNGSELGGKFDHDETETKSYDGGSSESSGTSSSSSDDESHADKIDAVPTVAIVEASEAVVDCVPPVDSDKVSLLSESLGVNASSPFVSKDNGEKKGSAEVSTPSVEHVEAASDLKTSAEETDERLSLSYNAPIATHDNGADLVKDSGVTEPLLVPPPRPVKTTSWKGCCGLFELFTSSDR; this is encoded by the exons ATGCCTTCAGGCGCCAAGAAGCGTAAGGCTGCCAAAAGGAAGGGAACTCAGCCCAACACCAACAATTCCAATCCCTCCCCTGCTGCTTCTACGCATG CTGTGAAGCACCAGAGCGATGTTGGCCCGGCTAGTTCAACCACTTCTCAGGATAAGGAGAAGGGGAACAGTGCTGTTCCAGTCGAAAGAGAATTCAAAAATGGGAGTGAATTAGGTGGCAAGTTTGACCACGATGAAACCGAGACGAAATCATATGATGGAGGGTCATCTGAGAGCTCAGGCACCAGCAGCAGCAGCTCAGATGATGAATCTCACGCTGACAAAATTGATGCTGTGCCTACCGTCGCAATTGTAGAGGCAAGTGAGGCCGTTGTGGATTGCGTGCCTCCTGTTGACTCGGATAAGGTTTCACTGTTGAGCGAAAGTTTGGGAGTGAACGCGAGCTCTCCGTTTGTATCTAAGGATAATGGCGAGAAAAAGGGCTCTGCAGAAGTATCCACTCCGTCTGTTGAGCATGTTGAGGCGGCTTCTGATCTGAAGACATCAGCAGAAGAAACTGATGAACGGTTAAGTCTGTCTTACAATGCCCCAATTGCTACCCATGATAATGGAGCGGATCTTGTGAAAGATTCAGGAGTCACTGAG CCGTTGCTGgttcctcctcctcgtcccGTGAAAACGACATCATGGAAGGGCTGTTGTGGACTATTTGAACTGTTTACGAGCTCGGATAGATAA